One genomic window of Camelina sativa cultivar DH55 chromosome 5, Cs, whole genome shotgun sequence includes the following:
- the LOC104789682 gene encoding agamous-like MADS-box protein AGL103: MKTTTKPNSAYSSSSSHESQRATSLMKRQMTVFKKARELFVLCAIEVCMICYGADGELKTYPGEKEKKLVRPRRVSKFPVWDPRIYNYSGEQVTGLVQSLERNLTRLQDRFHALVEVEEQRKIQQYFNPQGGPSSSTTTFDQYLPQQQQPNQFSMFLFNHENGNVWQIPLDLMNKGKSLLVLIPPELLMIHLNPDVGNYSRSLGAFGPPLYDLSQPLFS; encoded by the exons atgaagacgacaACGAAACCTAATTCTgcttattcttcttcatcttctcatgAGAGTCAGAGAGCTACAAGCTTAATGAAAAGACAAATGACTGTCTTTAAGAAAGCTCGTGAGCTTTTTGTGCTCTGTGCAATCGAAGTTTGCATGATCTGTTATGGAGCCGATGGAGAGCTTAAGACATATCcaggagagaaggagaag AAACTGGTTAGACCAAGACGTGTATCAAAGTTTCCAGTTTGGGACCCTAGGATTTATAATTACTCGGGTGAGCAAGTCACGGGACTGGTTCAGTCCTTGGAACGTAACCTAACCAGATTACAAGATAGGTTTCACGCTCTTGTTGAAGTTGAGGAACAGAGGAAGATACAACAGTACTTTAATCCTCAAGGAGGACCGAGTAGTAGTACTACTACGTTCGATCAATATcttccacaacaacaacaaccaaaccagttttccatgtttctgTTCAACCATGAGAATGGGAATGTCTGGCAAATCCCATTAGATTTGATGAACAAAGGGAAATCTCTGCTGGTTCTGATTCCGCCGGAACTACTGATGATTCACCTAAATCCAGATGTGGGAAACTACTCGAGGTCACTTGGAGCTTTTGGTCCTCCTCTTTATGATCTCTCACAACctctcttttcttga
- the LOC109132931 gene encoding uncharacterized protein LOC109132931, with product MSLTPNLKRNSALKDPNWTAAMNEEMSSKWVFRVKLHADSSLDKYKARLVAQGFKQEEGIDYLETYSPVVRTTTVRAILYFASKKYTTQFQAACAASLDNSPC from the exons ATGTCTCTTACCCCAAACCTGAAACGTAACTCTGCTTTAAAGGATCCAAATTGGACAGCAGCAATGAATGAAGAAATGA GCTCCAAATGGGTGTTTCGAGTCAAACTTCACGCAGATAGCTCATTAGACAAGTACAAAGCCAGACTTGTTGCTCAAGGGTTCAAACAAGAAGAAGGCATTGATTACCTTGAGACCTACAGCCCAGTGGTTAGAACCACAACAGTCAGAGCTATTCTCTACTTTGCTTCAAAGAAGTACACTACACAGTTCCAAGCAGCTTGTGCTGCATCACTAGACAACTCTCCTTGCTGA
- the LOC104787814 gene encoding BTB/POZ domain-containing protein At1g67900 has translation MKFMKLGSRPDTFYTSEDLRCVSSEVSSDFTIEVSGSRYLLHKFPLLSKCLRLQRMCSESPESIIQLPEFPGGVEAFELCAKFCYGITITISAYNIVAARCAAEYLQMSEEVEKGNLVYKLEVFLNSCILNGWRDSIVTIQTTKAFPLWSEDLAITSRCIEAIASKVLSHPSKVSLSHSHSRRVRDDDMSSNRAAALSRGWWAEDIAELGIDLYWRTMIAIKSGGKVKASLIGDALRVYASKWLPTLQRNKKLVGKKTDSDSDSDTDTSSKNRLLLESIISLLPAEKGAVSCSFLLKLLKAANILNASTSSKMELARRVALQLEEATVSDLLIPPMSYKSEMLYDVDIVATILEQFMVQGQASPPTSPIRGKKGMMDRRRRSRSAENIDLEFQESRRSSSASHSSKLKVAKLVDGYLQQIARDVNLPLSKFVTLAESVPEFSRLDHDDLYRAIDIYLKAHKNLNKSERKRVCRVLDCKKLSMEACMHAAQNEMLPLRVVVQVLFYEQARAAAATNNGEAKMTELPSNIKALLAAHNIDPSNPNAAAFSTTTSMAAPDDQWSVSGLKSPKSKLSGTLRSKLAEDEEVDERFMNQDGGRTPSRFKAFCAIPGRPKKMFSKFLSINRNSNVKN, from the exons ATGAAGTTTATGAAACTTGGATCTCGTCCTGACACTTTCTACACTTCAGAGGATTTAAG ATGTGTGTCTTCTGAAGTTTCCAGTGATTTTACAATTGAAGTGTCAGGAAGCAGATATCTTCTTCACAAG TTTCCACTACTCTCCAAATGCTTAAGGCTTCAGAGAATGTGCTCTGAGTCTCCAGAATCCATCATCCAACTTCCAGAGTTCCCAGGAGGAGTAGAGGCCTTTGAGCTCTGTGCCAAGTTCTGCTACGGAATAACAATAACGATCAGTGCTTACAACATCGTAGCCGCGAGATGTGCAGCAGAGTATCTTCAGATGTCAGAGGAGGTTGAGAAAGGTAACTTGGTATACAAGCTTGAAGTCTTCTTGAACTCTTGTATCCTTAATGGATGGAGAGACTCCATAGTCACAATTCAAACCACAAAGGCATTTCCTCTGTGGTCTGAAGATCTCGCCATCACCAGTAGATGCATTGAAGCTATAGCCTCAAAGGTCTTGTCTCACCCATCCAAAGTGTCTCTCTCACATAGTCATTCAAGGAGGGTTAGGGATGATGACATGTCCTCTAACAGAGCCGCTGCTTTGAGCAGAGGATGGTGGGCTGAAGATATCGCGGAGTTGGGGATAGATCTTTACTGGAGGACTATGATTGCTATTAAATCTGGTGGCAAGGTAAAGGCAAGTCTTATAGGTGATGCCCTTAGAGTTTACGCTTCTAAATGGCTTCCTACTttacaaagaaacaagaaactagTCGGTAAGAAAACGGATTCGGACTCAGATTCAGATACGGATACTTCATCGAAGAATaggttgttgttggaatccattATAAGCTTGCTTCCTGCTGAGAAAGGCGCGGTTTCTTGTAGTTTCTTGCTTAAACTCTTGAAAGCAGCAAATATCTTAAACGCATCAACGTCTTCCAAAATGGAACTAGCGAGAAGAGTAGCTCTTCAGCTAGAAGAAGCAACGGTTAGTGATTTGTTAATACCACCAATGTCATACAAATCAGAAATGTTATACGATGTGGACATTGTCGCTACTATCTTGGAACAGTTCATGGTCCAAGGACAGGCTAGTCCACCAACAAGCCCTATAAGAGGTAAAAAGGGAATGAtggatagaagaagaagatctcgtTCGGCTGAGAATATTGATCTTGAGTTCCAAGAGAGTAGGAGATCATCCTCTGCCTCTCATAGCTCAAAGCTTAAGGTAGCTAAGCTTGTGGATGGATATCTCCAACAGATTGCTAGAGACGTGAATCTACCGCTCTCGAAGTTTGTTACGTTAGCTGAGAGTGTCCCTGAGTTCTCAAGACTTGATCATGATGATCTCTACAGAGCCATTGACATATATCTTAAG GCTCACAAGAATTTGAATAAATCAGAAAGGAAGAGAGTTTGTAGAGTATTGGACTGCAAGAAACTGTCAATGGAAGCGTGTATGCACGCGGCACAGAACGAGATGCTTCCATTGAGAGTAGTGGTCCAAGTCCTCTTCTACGAGCAGGCACGAGCCGCTGCAGCCACGAACAACGGTGAAGCCAAGATGACCGAACTGCCAAGCAACATCAAAGCACTCTTAGCCGCACACAACATCGACCCTTCTAACCCAAATGCAGCCGCTTTCAGCACGACAACAAGCATGGCAGCACCGGATGATCAATGGAGCGTCTCGGGTCTCAAATCACCTAAATCAAAGCTCTCAGGGACACTAAGAAGCAAGCTAGCTGAAGATGAAGAGGTAGACGAGAGGTTCATGAACCAAGATGGAGGAAGAACTCCGTCTCGGTTTAAGGCCTTTTGTGCAATCCCTGGCCGTCCCAAGAAGATGTTCAGCAAGTTTTTGTCCATCAACAGAAACTCCAAcgtcaaaaactaa